One Halioglobus japonicus DNA segment encodes these proteins:
- a CDS encoding nitroreductase/quinone reductase family protein, which translates to MKAISPKLEQQFFRQLNAVVEPAVRRGIGSPRLLPAGLILLESTGFTSGELRSTPLLSFRAGRYRIVSTVRGQRSFWVKNLLKQPDVSYFLAGRRRNATAVVLRDGESSVDVATLPFFLRRLVAWLSIFARNGLAIVILTPVDG; encoded by the coding sequence TTGAAAGCCATCTCTCCCAAGCTCGAGCAGCAATTCTTTCGCCAACTTAATGCGGTGGTAGAGCCGGCGGTGCGGAGGGGCATTGGCTCCCCACGCTTGCTGCCGGCAGGGTTGATTCTGCTGGAGTCCACCGGTTTTACCAGTGGTGAACTCCGCTCTACCCCGTTGTTGAGCTTTCGAGCGGGTAGATACCGCATAGTCAGTACGGTGCGTGGGCAGCGCTCTTTCTGGGTCAAGAATCTGCTGAAGCAGCCGGATGTCAGCTATTTTTTAGCGGGCCGCCGGCGCAATGCCACAGCTGTAGTACTGCGCGACGGCGAGTCTTCGGTGGATGTAGCCACACTGCCATTTTTTCTCCGGCGTCTGGTAGCGTGGCTTAGCATTTTTGCCCGCAATGGGCTGGCGATAGTGATTCTCACTCCCGTTGACGGCTGA
- a CDS encoding c-type cytochrome encodes MLRKNLHLWMFALFSLGLPLWAMESNQFNQGRVHGCTGECYEAWKDETGGVVMLAAAQAEARASASPEELGKAAYAGCVACHGQQGEGGIGPALAGQTAEEIYAKLVQYKNGETRGNQSSLMWAQSAMLSDEDMQHIAAFIESL; translated from the coding sequence GTGTTGAGAAAAAACCTGCATCTTTGGATGTTCGCCCTGTTTTCGCTGGGCTTGCCCTTGTGGGCCATGGAAAGCAATCAGTTTAACCAAGGCCGAGTGCACGGTTGCACCGGTGAATGCTATGAGGCCTGGAAGGATGAGACGGGCGGTGTGGTCATGCTCGCGGCGGCACAGGCCGAGGCCCGGGCGAGCGCGTCCCCCGAGGAGCTGGGCAAAGCGGCCTACGCCGGTTGTGTGGCCTGTCATGGTCAGCAGGGCGAGGGGGGGATCGGCCCGGCTCTCGCCGGTCAGACAGCGGAAGAGATATATGCCAAGTTGGTCCAATACAAAAACGGCGAGACGCGGGGTAATCAGAGCTCTCTGATGTGGGCCCAGTCGGCCATGTTGAGCGACGAGGATATGCAACACATCGCGGCTTTTATCGAGTCGCTTTAG
- a CDS encoding flavin reductase family protein produces MKLNAENIAAMASRERAAFVNSLSGFKAANLVGTADSQGHTNLAIMSSAVHLGSHPPLLALVIRPGGDERHTLKNILDTQCYSINHVNAEIVEAAHQCAARYPAEVSEFDATGLTPLWEPGFEAPMVAEAQVSMVLRLREHMPLAINSTHMVIGEVVFVALPDAACRDDGTLDLVAAGTVALSGLDAYHRVDAPKRMAYAKPDLPPRRL; encoded by the coding sequence ATGAAACTAAACGCAGAAAACATTGCCGCTATGGCAAGCCGCGAGCGCGCAGCGTTTGTAAACAGCTTGTCGGGCTTTAAGGCCGCCAACCTGGTGGGCACTGCCGATTCGCAGGGCCATACCAATCTCGCCATTATGAGCTCCGCAGTGCACCTGGGCTCCCACCCACCGCTGCTGGCGCTGGTGATACGCCCCGGCGGCGATGAGAGACATACGCTCAAAAATATTCTAGACACGCAGTGCTATTCCATTAACCACGTCAACGCAGAGATCGTCGAAGCGGCACACCAGTGCGCGGCTAGGTATCCCGCAGAGGTTTCAGAGTTTGATGCGACAGGGCTGACCCCGCTCTGGGAGCCGGGGTTTGAGGCGCCAATGGTTGCTGAGGCGCAGGTGAGCATGGTGCTGCGCCTACGTGAGCATATGCCGCTGGCGATTAACAGCACCCACATGGTGATTGGCGAAGTCGTGTTTGTTGCGTTGCCAGATGCTGCCTGTCGGGACGATGGAACGCTGGACCTTGTTGCCGCCGGTACGGTTGCCCTGAGCGGCCTTGATGCATACCACCGCGTGGATGCACCGAAACGCATGGCCTATGCGAAGCCCGACCTGCCGCCTCGGCGTCTCTGA
- a CDS encoding DsbA family protein, with product MLEPENNPNPAYIVDPPRLLRFVMARALGRVANTEQIAKKRVKAEKARQAAGSAHVVEYFHQVDDPYSYLMAQVLERFVQRYDIELVPHLIRATGGRNQPEEEKLAVWARRDCGLIAPHYGLSFPETAGVRPESAHHATVNGALAALGPDEFVAQVQNLTASAWSDTPIDGAQATVSETETQAAIMAGSARLAELGHYSGAMLYYGGEWYWGVDRLFHLEQRLRDLDACKSPDEPYIVPRPEIDVSDVDASGLDLHFFPSLNSPYTSIIYDSTVALAQACNVNFHLKPVLPMIMRGVAATTTKGTYIFFDTKREGDFFGVPFGKHVTPIGEPTRQAYSLFPWARSQGKDTELLSILLRYAWSEGRGLHKQKYLKMAVEEVGLDWTDACQQLGTADWQPYIEQHQDEMVEGMGLWGVPSYRLCGPDGEPDLEVWGQDRLWLVAAEIRRRVALSGA from the coding sequence ATGCTTGAGCCAGAAAATAATCCCAATCCCGCGTATATCGTAGACCCGCCTCGATTGCTGCGCTTTGTTATGGCCAGGGCATTGGGCCGGGTTGCCAATACGGAGCAGATCGCAAAGAAGCGCGTCAAAGCTGAGAAGGCTCGTCAGGCAGCAGGTAGCGCACATGTGGTGGAGTACTTTCACCAGGTAGACGATCCGTACTCCTACTTGATGGCACAAGTACTGGAGCGGTTCGTGCAGCGTTACGACATTGAACTTGTGCCGCACCTGATCCGCGCCACCGGTGGGCGTAACCAGCCCGAGGAAGAAAAACTAGCAGTGTGGGCGCGGCGCGATTGTGGGCTGATAGCGCCGCACTACGGCCTGAGCTTTCCAGAGACCGCAGGTGTGCGACCCGAGTCCGCCCATCACGCAACCGTCAATGGCGCTCTCGCGGCACTAGGCCCGGATGAGTTTGTGGCACAAGTACAAAACCTGACAGCCAGCGCCTGGTCTGATACGCCAATCGATGGTGCGCAAGCAACTGTATCCGAGACAGAGACACAAGCGGCCATAATGGCAGGATCTGCCCGTCTGGCGGAGCTGGGTCACTATTCAGGTGCCATGCTGTATTACGGTGGTGAGTGGTACTGGGGTGTGGATCGTTTGTTTCATCTTGAGCAACGGCTGCGTGACCTCGATGCCTGCAAGTCGCCAGATGAGCCATATATCGTGCCACGGCCGGAGATCGATGTGAGTGATGTCGATGCAAGTGGTTTGGACCTGCACTTCTTCCCGTCGCTCAATAGCCCCTATACCTCAATTATTTATGACAGCACGGTAGCGCTTGCCCAGGCCTGCAATGTCAATTTTCATCTCAAGCCGGTGCTGCCCATGATTATGCGCGGTGTAGCGGCGACTACCACCAAGGGCACCTACATTTTCTTTGATACCAAGCGCGAGGGTGACTTTTTCGGCGTGCCCTTCGGCAAGCATGTGACACCGATTGGTGAGCCCACGCGGCAAGCCTATTCGCTATTCCCGTGGGCGAGGTCCCAGGGCAAGGACACGGAGCTGCTAAGCATCCTGCTGCGCTATGCCTGGTCTGAGGGCAGGGGCCTGCACAAGCAGAAGTACCTGAAAATGGCGGTTGAGGAAGTGGGCCTGGATTGGACTGACGCTTGTCAGCAACTGGGCACCGCGGACTGGCAGCCCTATATCGAGCAACATCAGGATGAAATGGTGGAGGGCATGGGCCTGTGGGGTGTGCCGTCCTATCGTCTGTGCGGTCCCGACGGTGAGCCCGACCTGGAGGTGTGGGGTCAGGATCGATTGTGGCTGGTGGCCGCGGAGATTCGTCGGCGAGTGGCGCTTAGCGGCGCCTAG
- a CDS encoding flavin-containing monooxygenase has protein sequence MTDNSEFIDILVIGAGLSGIGSACRFRRDLPGLSLAILESRPASGGTWDLFRYPGIRSDSDMYTYSYGFKPWTNGSAIADGDRILKYIRETADEYGLNQHIRYNHKVMAAHWSSQDKLWTVTVTRASESHPASQETLTMRCRFILSCTGYYDYDQGYTPEFTGIDHFNGDIVHPQFWPETLDYKDKRVVIVGSGATAVTLVPNMANDTANLVMLQRSPTYIATVPAEDPWLKPLRKYLPDSWVYRLIRWKKVLFQQYIYRLSRRKPAALRKFLLDQVREELGPEYDVKTHFTPSYKPWDQRLCAVPDGDMFAAIREGKAEVVTDHVENFNHAGIALKSGRQLDADIVILATGLQLKFGGGIAYYIDGEEVELTEHFVYRGMMLSGVPNFAMSVGYTNSSWTLKTDLTANYVCELFKKMERGGHQYVIPVPKEAMDEAPLLDFNAGYVLRGRDLMPKNGDREPWKNSDRYTKDFVGLKLSRNKYNELEFH, from the coding sequence ATGACTGACAATTCCGAGTTCATCGACATACTTGTGATCGGTGCAGGCCTCTCTGGTATCGGCAGCGCCTGCCGGTTTCGTCGTGACCTGCCGGGTCTTAGCCTGGCCATCCTGGAGTCTCGCCCGGCCAGCGGCGGCACCTGGGACTTGTTCCGCTACCCGGGCATCCGCTCAGACAGTGATATGTACACGTACAGCTACGGGTTCAAGCCCTGGACAAATGGATCCGCTATCGCCGACGGCGACAGGATTCTCAAATACATTCGAGAAACCGCCGACGAATACGGACTCAACCAGCATATCCGCTATAACCACAAGGTCATGGCCGCGCACTGGTCGTCACAAGACAAGCTGTGGACCGTGACTGTGACACGAGCGTCCGAATCACACCCAGCAAGCCAGGAAACGCTGACCATGCGCTGCAGATTTATTCTCAGCTGCACGGGCTACTACGACTACGATCAGGGGTACACCCCTGAATTCACTGGCATAGATCACTTCAATGGCGACATTGTCCACCCGCAGTTCTGGCCCGAAACGCTCGATTACAAAGATAAACGTGTGGTGATTGTCGGCAGCGGGGCTACGGCTGTGACACTGGTACCAAACATGGCGAATGACACGGCAAACCTGGTCATGCTGCAACGGTCACCCACCTATATCGCCACGGTGCCCGCCGAGGATCCCTGGCTAAAACCCTTGCGCAAGTATCTACCCGACAGTTGGGTATATCGGCTGATACGCTGGAAAAAAGTACTGTTCCAACAATACATCTACCGCTTGTCGAGGCGTAAACCCGCCGCTTTACGAAAGTTCCTGCTCGATCAGGTTCGCGAAGAATTGGGCCCGGAGTACGACGTCAAAACCCACTTTACACCCAGCTACAAACCCTGGGACCAACGCCTCTGCGCGGTGCCCGACGGGGACATGTTCGCCGCTATCCGCGAGGGCAAGGCAGAAGTCGTGACTGATCATGTCGAAAACTTTAATCATGCGGGTATCGCACTGAAATCTGGCAGACAACTGGACGCCGATATCGTAATTCTGGCCACCGGTCTGCAACTGAAGTTCGGTGGCGGTATTGCCTACTACATCGATGGCGAAGAAGTTGAATTGACGGAGCACTTTGTCTACCGGGGCATGATGCTTTCCGGCGTGCCCAATTTTGCGATGAGCGTGGGTTACACAAACTCCTCATGGACATTGAAAACCGATCTCACCGCCAATTATGTCTGCGAGCTGTTTAAAAAGATGGAGCGCGGCGGCCATCAGTATGTGATTCCAGTGCCAAAAGAGGCCATGGATGAGGCACCGCTACTGGATTTCAATGCTGGCTACGTGCTGCGCGGACGCGATCTCATGCCCAAGAACGGTGACCGAGAGCCCTGGAAAAACAGCGACAGATACACCAAAGACTTCGTCGGCTTGAAGCTGAGCCGCAACAAGTACAACGAACTAGAGTTCCATTAG
- a CDS encoding alpha/beta hydrolase, producing the protein MFLHGGGFTGGTKTKPEIVEMANYFASRGWVFVSVDYRTTEELGSVQGMSREDVLSFYKGIAPQEWIEFALQGAETPKQFQQAIALYAAQRDAKAALRWIMANSDTYSISSDFITVGGASAGAVTAIALGISNLEDFRDEILISDDPTLSTTNLTETYIVRSLVYFWGSNAKLEVFESVYGLNRYDGSDPELFMAHGTQDMNPSTPFSEAIELQDIYDPLGVYNKLVPLEGAGHGAWGAKVEGKGLSELVFDFLVERQDLTIE; encoded by the coding sequence ATGTTCCTGCATGGTGGAGGATTTACTGGCGGCACGAAAACCAAGCCAGAAATCGTAGAGATGGCGAATTATTTTGCTTCACGGGGCTGGGTTTTTGTTTCTGTAGATTACAGAACAACAGAGGAACTCGGGTCCGTACAAGGTATGTCCCGCGAGGACGTCTTATCGTTTTACAAGGGGATCGCTCCGCAAGAATGGATTGAGTTTGCCCTGCAAGGAGCAGAAACTCCAAAACAGTTTCAACAAGCCATTGCCCTTTATGCCGCCCAAAGGGATGCAAAAGCTGCACTTCGCTGGATTATGGCCAACTCGGATACTTACAGCATAAGCTCAGATTTTATCACCGTAGGCGGAGCCTCAGCAGGAGCAGTAACCGCCATTGCGCTGGGTATTTCGAACCTGGAGGACTTTAGAGACGAAATTCTAATTAGCGATGACCCTACACTGTCCACCACCAATTTAACAGAGACCTATATCGTCAGAAGTCTGGTTTACTTCTGGGGATCTAATGCCAAGTTGGAAGTTTTCGAGTCGGTATATGGATTGAATCGCTACGATGGTAGTGACCCTGAGTTGTTTATGGCCCACGGCACCCAAGATATGAACCCCTCTACACCTTTTTCTGAAGCCATTGAGTTGCAGGATATATATGATCCTCTGGGTGTTTATAACAAACTTGTGCCTTTAGAAGGAGCAGGTCATGGTGCGTGGGGTGCGAAAGTGGAGGGTAAAGGTTTGTCCGAATTGGTTTTTGACTTTTTAGTTGAAAGGCAAGATTTGACGATTGAATAA
- a CDS encoding RHS repeat-associated core domain-containing protein — MNGRIYDPHRGRFLQADSFIEGAPLSQGLNRYRHFHNNPLNGTDPTGHFKEWTGTIAAIVAAVYCGCI; from the coding sequence ATGAACGGGCGGATTTATGACCCACACCGCGGCAGGTTCCTGCAGGCGGATTCATTCATTGAGGGCGCCCCGCTATCTCAAGGTTTAAATCGATACAGACACTTCCATAACAACCCATTGAATGGGACCGACCCTACTGGTCACTTCAAAGAATGGACTGGAACGATCGCTGCCATAGTTGCGGCGGTATACTGCGGGTGCATTTAG
- a CDS encoding helix-turn-helix domain-containing protein codes for MIVRKLRLQRGWSQDQLAEFTGLSVRTIQRIERGQRPSLESSKALASVFEVDISTFIPEDTTMEKTVETPPERAEIKDDERAALTYAKNVKDFYQGIFVLVVLGIVFVAKLGPEPKLLLFFGGMTLLMGVQALFTFEIIRLPFQNMEKRIAEKKLGRKL; via the coding sequence ATGATAGTACGCAAGCTAAGACTTCAGCGCGGCTGGTCGCAGGATCAACTCGCGGAGTTTACCGGCTTGAGTGTGCGCACAATCCAGCGGATTGAGCGCGGCCAGCGGCCCAGCCTGGAATCCAGTAAGGCGCTGGCATCTGTGTTCGAGGTGGATATTTCTACTTTCATACCTGAGGACACCACCATGGAAAAAACCGTTGAAACTCCCCCCGAGCGCGCTGAGATCAAAGACGATGAACGCGCCGCGCTCACCTACGCCAAGAATGTGAAGGATTTCTACCAGGGCATCTTCGTGCTCGTGGTGCTTGGCATTGTCTTTGTCGCCAAGTTGGGCCCTGAACCCAAGTTGCTATTGTTCTTTGGAGGCATGACGCTCCTCATGGGTGTACAGGCACTGTTTACGTTCGAGATTATTCGACTGCCTTTCCAGAATATGGAGAAGCGCATCGCCGAAAAGAAACTCGGACGTAAGCTTTAG
- the smpB gene encoding SsrA-binding protein SmpB produces the protein MAKKKHKTPANVIAQNKRASFDYTLLETFEAGVSLSGWEVKSLRAGKADLADSYVFMQNGEAFLLNAHITPLNSASTHFVTEPTRTRKLLLNKKELAKILAATTAKGQTCVCTSLYWKDHLVKAKIALAVGKKAHDKRDTQKEKDWNRTKQRIIRDNVKQ, from the coding sequence ATGGCAAAGAAGAAACACAAGACACCTGCGAACGTGATCGCCCAGAACAAACGGGCGAGCTTCGACTACACCCTGCTGGAAACCTTTGAGGCCGGCGTGTCTCTGTCTGGCTGGGAAGTGAAGAGCCTGCGTGCAGGCAAAGCGGACCTCGCAGATTCCTACGTATTCATGCAAAACGGTGAAGCCTTTCTGCTGAATGCGCATATCACGCCGCTTAATTCGGCCTCGACGCACTTTGTGACCGAACCCACTCGCACGCGCAAGCTGTTGCTGAACAAGAAAGAGCTGGCAAAAATCCTCGCGGCCACCACCGCCAAGGGCCAAACCTGCGTGTGCACATCGCTCTACTGGAAAGATCACCTGGTGAAAGCCAAGATCGCCCTGGCGGTGGGTAAAAAAGCTCACGACAAGCGCGACACCCAGAAAGAAAAAGACTGGAACCGCACCAAGCAACGCATCATTCGCGACAACGTCAAGCAGTAA
- a CDS encoding sodium-dependent transporter, with amino-acid sequence MTAALWQSSPGWRTRTTFVLALAAATIGLGSLWRFAWLMGSFGGGAFMLTYVVSLLLLSAPLMVAEVVIGSHGRSGPPLALRWVADRSLISRYWMVLGVLAAITGLMVLSCLTVVAGWALAYIPLMQGSTFSAASAPMVAEAFTELLADPQRQWFWQTLFVVVLLIVSAQGVRRGLGVFVWLAIPLMITLLGVLVRFNLDNGNLDQAGDYLFSLKAVDFTREAVLAAISHALLTFGLGVGVGMAYGAYAPRRIPVARSVLAVAAFNVAIALLAALAIYPLMLATNLVPNSGPGLLFISAPYAFGNIPHGDGFGVAFFLLTVVTALGPALPCWSPPLRACARCCAASAGPPC; translated from the coding sequence GTGACTGCAGCGCTCTGGCAGAGCTCGCCTGGCTGGCGTACCCGCACGACATTCGTATTGGCACTGGCAGCGGCCACGATTGGCCTGGGCAGCCTGTGGCGTTTTGCCTGGTTAATGGGCAGTTTTGGCGGCGGCGCTTTCATGCTGACGTATGTGGTGTCGCTGTTGCTCCTGAGTGCGCCACTGATGGTGGCTGAAGTCGTGATCGGTAGCCACGGCAGGTCGGGGCCGCCGCTGGCGCTGCGCTGGGTGGCAGACAGGTCGTTGATTTCGCGCTATTGGATGGTGCTGGGCGTACTGGCTGCCATCACTGGCCTGATGGTGCTGTCCTGCCTCACGGTAGTGGCCGGCTGGGCGCTTGCCTATATCCCGCTGATGCAGGGCAGTACCTTCTCTGCTGCCAGTGCCCCGATGGTGGCCGAGGCATTCACCGAGTTACTGGCAGACCCGCAGCGCCAGTGGTTCTGGCAAACCCTGTTTGTGGTGGTGCTGCTGATTGTGAGCGCCCAGGGTGTCAGGCGCGGCCTGGGCGTATTTGTGTGGCTGGCTATTCCCCTGATGATTACGCTGCTGGGGGTGCTGGTGCGCTTTAATCTGGACAACGGCAACCTGGATCAGGCCGGCGACTATCTGTTCAGCCTGAAGGCGGTGGACTTTACGCGCGAGGCGGTGCTGGCCGCTATCAGTCACGCGTTGCTGACGTTCGGGCTCGGTGTGGGCGTGGGAATGGCTTACGGTGCCTATGCGCCACGGCGCATCCCGGTGGCGCGTTCAGTGCTGGCGGTAGCCGCGTTTAATGTTGCGATTGCATTGTTGGCGGCACTGGCGATTTACCCGTTGATGCTGGCAACTAACCTGGTGCCCAATAGCGGGCCGGGACTGCTGTTTATCAGTGCTCCTTACGCCTTCGGTAATATCCCTCACGGTGATGGATTCGGCGTGGCGTTCTTTCTGCTGACGGTGGTGACCGCCCTGGGGCCGGCCTTGCCCTGCTGGAGCCCGCCATTGCGAGCGTGCGCCAGGTGTTGCGCGGCCAGCGCTGGGCCGCCGTGTTGA
- a CDS encoding type II toxin-antitoxin system RatA family toxin, with the protein MTHIQRSALLPYKPKQMFDLVNDIEAYPRYMDGCVGAEVLRREEDIIEARLDLSKAGIKQSFSTRNRVVDARHIALELVDGPFQQFAGSWEFLPLGDEACKVSLELRFKVNSAVLGAAAAKLFDSVTTNLVSAVEKRARELYG; encoded by the coding sequence ATGACCCATATCCAGCGCAGTGCGCTGCTGCCCTACAAGCCCAAGCAGATGTTTGACCTGGTGAATGATATCGAGGCCTATCCGCGCTATATGGATGGCTGTGTCGGCGCCGAAGTGTTGCGCCGTGAGGAAGACATCATTGAAGCTCGGCTGGACTTGTCCAAGGCGGGGATAAAGCAAAGCTTTAGCACGCGCAATCGGGTGGTGGATGCAAGGCATATTGCGCTGGAACTGGTCGATGGGCCGTTCCAGCAATTTGCTGGCAGCTGGGAGTTTCTACCCCTGGGTGATGAGGCGTGCAAAGTAAGCCTGGAACTGCGTTTCAAGGTGAATAGCGCGGTGCTGGGGGCGGCGGCAGCCAAACTGTTTGATTCAGTGACAACCAATCTGGTGAGCGCGGTAGAGAAGCGCGCCAGAGAACTTTACGGGTGA
- a CDS encoding RnfH family protein, with product MSETIHVEVAYALAGKQAIMALDVTEGTTALQAAQQSGITEKFEDIDLDNAKLGIFAKVVAPTQVLREGDRVEIYRPLIADPKEVRKARAARAKERRSK from the coding sequence ATGAGCGAAACCATTCACGTTGAAGTGGCCTATGCCCTGGCGGGAAAGCAGGCGATTATGGCCCTGGATGTCACCGAGGGTACCACAGCATTGCAAGCCGCCCAGCAATCAGGCATTACCGAAAAGTTCGAGGATATTGACCTCGACAATGCCAAGCTGGGGATATTTGCCAAGGTCGTGGCACCGACCCAGGTATTGCGTGAGGGCGATCGGGTGGAGATCTATCGGCCTTTGATCGCCGATCCTAAAGAAGTGCGCAAGGCACGAGCGGCGCGCGCCAAGGAACGCCGCAGCAAGTAA
- a CDS encoding outer membrane protein assembly factor BamE, translating into MRIAFIVFALTCLSACSAVGFPGVYRIDVEQGNIVTPDMVEQLEPGMSKRQVRFILGTPLVEDPFNKDRWDYAYRKSNGLDILSENRLTVIFENDVLVEVSGDAAEDRAGA; encoded by the coding sequence ATGCGCATTGCTTTTATTGTATTCGCCCTCACCTGTCTCAGCGCCTGCAGCGCCGTGGGCTTTCCGGGTGTTTACCGCATCGACGTGGAACAGGGCAACATCGTCACACCGGACATGGTAGAGCAGCTGGAGCCAGGCATGAGCAAACGCCAGGTGCGCTTCATTCTGGGCACGCCACTGGTGGAAGACCCCTTCAACAAAGATCGCTGGGACTACGCCTACCGCAAGAGCAATGGCCTGGACATTCTCTCCGAGAACCGCCTGACCGTTATCTTTGAAAACGACGTACTGGTGGAAGTCAGCGGCGATGCCGCTGAAGATCGCGCCGGCGCATAA
- the fur gene encoding ferric iron uptake transcriptional regulator → MAEENQELRKAGLKVTLPRVKILQILESEAGPHHMSAEDVYRALLDAGEDVGLATVYRVLTQFETAGLVTRHNFETGHSVFELAKGEHHDHMVNVESGEVIEFHDEIIEQRQREIAEQHGFELADHSLVLYVRKKS, encoded by the coding sequence ATGGCCGAAGAAAACCAGGAACTGCGCAAAGCGGGCCTGAAGGTGACCCTCCCCCGCGTCAAGATCCTGCAGATCCTTGAAAGCGAAGCCGGCCCGCACCATATGAGTGCTGAAGACGTATATCGCGCGTTGCTGGACGCTGGCGAAGACGTGGGCCTGGCGACGGTATACCGGGTGCTGACGCAGTTTGAAACTGCCGGCTTGGTGACGCGCCACAATTTTGAAACCGGACATTCGGTGTTTGAGCTCGCCAAAGGCGAACACCACGATCACATGGTGAATGTGGAGTCCGGTGAAGTGATTGAATTCCACGACGAGATTATTGAGCAGCGTCAACGGGAGATAGCCGAGCAGCACGGTTTCGAGCTGGCGGACCACTCGCTGGTGCTTTACGTTCGCAAGAAGTCCTAG